The following proteins are co-located in the Telopea speciosissima isolate NSW1024214 ecotype Mountain lineage chromosome 9, Tspe_v1, whole genome shotgun sequence genome:
- the LOC122638571 gene encoding transmembrane protein 120 homolog — MGDSASEYSQNKITEEVSRVVEFAKELQDSASSLITKASSEEQALRLRVVALDSSIQKLRSSIDSAIKKSTLDRKEAEKLDEELYKAKCILSDGDASSYLPSKYNGSFLKMFLGPINVRANRKDIQLKVKEEYNSYRDRTALLFLLFPSALLFLGSKLWNGCMPALPVQLYQAWLLFLYTSLALRENILRANGSDIRPWWVYHHYCAMLMALISLTWEIKGQPDCANKQRGVKLFLIWAVMQGFAMILQNRYQRQRLYTRIALGKARRMDVVWGETAGVEGQLWLLCPLLFILQGFEAYVGLLLLRTVRAGVVSEWQVVVCGILLVVMAVGNFTNTVQTLMSKSKVKAKMRRTKSRLELDQAKRL, encoded by the exons ATGGGGGATTCAGCGAGTGAGTACTCGCAGAACAAGATAACAGAAGAGGTTTCCAGAGTGGTTGAGTTCGCCAAGGAATTGCAGGATTCGGCTTCATCTCTGATCACAAAGGCTTCCAGCGAAGAACAAGCTTTACGACTACGAGTTGTTGCTCTTGATTCTAGTATTCAGAAACTCCGGTCCTCGATCGATTCCGCCATCAAGAAATCAACTTTAGATCGCAAGGAAGCTGAGAAG CTGGATGAAGAACTATACAAAGCGAAATGCATTCTAAGTGATGGAGACGCATCTTCGTACCTTCCAAGCAAATATAATG GTAGTTTTCTGAAGATGTTTCTTGGTCCTATCAACGTACGTGCTAATAGGAAAGACATCCAATTGAAAGTAAAAGAGGAGTACAACAGTTACAGG GATAGAACTGCTTTgctgtttcttcttttcccatCAGCACTACTTTTCTTGGGGTCCAAATTATGGAATGGATGCATGCCGGCATTGCCAGTTCAGCTTTACCAG GCTTGGCTATTGTTTCTTTACACAAGTTTGGCTTTGCGAGAGAATATATTGAGAGCAAATGGAAGTGATATTCGCCCATG GTGGGTATACCACCACTACTGTGCTATGTTGATGGCACTTATCAGTCTCACATGGGAGATAAAAGGGCAACCTGACTGCGCCAACAAGCAG AGAGGTGTAAAACTTTTCCTGATATGGGCTGTAATGCAAGGTTTTGCTATGATTCTGCAAAATAGATATCAACGGCAGAGACTGTATACTCGTATTGCATTGGGAAAG GCAAGGAGGATGGATGTTGTGTGGGGAGAAACTGCCGGTGTAGAAGGTCAATTGTGGTTGTTATGCCCCCTACTGTTCATTTTACAG ggttttgaagcaTATGTTGGACTATTGCTCCTGAGGACCGTTCGGGCTGGTGTTGTTTCTGAATGGCAG GTAGTTGTTTGTGGGATCCTTCTGGTTGTGATGGCAGTTGGGAACTTCACAAACACAGTACAGACACTCATGTCAAAGTCAAAGGTTAAAGCAAAAATGAGAAGAACAAAGAGCAGGCTGGAATTAGATCAGGCTAAGAGATTGTGA